A portion of the Stegostoma tigrinum isolate sSteTig4 chromosome 18, sSteTig4.hap1, whole genome shotgun sequence genome contains these proteins:
- the klhl42 gene encoding kelch-like protein 42, with translation MSSEEIIAIIIDDKTYNVNKSKLIEKSDYFKALYNSGMKESEEDSVQLQGLSAHGLELVIEFINTSKVHFDNETLEDLVETASFLQVSSILKLLLSEIKVDNCVELYKLSEIYGIADLRKACLKFMVCHYHPMLRRQEFSHLPKTLHQQVREMRLKGTAVLVAVGDFFSTSLDQSPDEAWSMLRYDEVGQRWLPLANSLPHDMVNVRGYGSTVLNNYLFIIGGYRMTSQEISAAHCYNPCKNEWNQIAPMNQKRSNFKLLAVSEKLYAVGGQSLCNVECYNPEMDWWSFVASMPDPLVEFSACECKEMIYVMGGYTTRGRNMNILRYCPTSDAWTVLESCELHIRKQQMVSVEDTIYLVGGCIHEKGGSRKGSHTEDMLTIQSYNVNTREWLHLKENTSKSGLNLTCTLHNDGIYIISRDIAPTTSLEHRVFLKYNLFSDMWEAFRRFPAFGQNTLLCSLYFPNII, from the exons ATGTCCTCCGAAGAAATCATAGCTATCATAATAGACGATAAGACGTACAATGTCAATAAGAGTAAGTTAATTGAGAAAAGCGATTATTTTAAAGCCCTGTATAACTCCGGGATGAAGGAATCTGAAGAAGATTCGGTGCAGCTGCAAGGCTTGAGTGCGCATGGACTGGAGCTCGTCATTGAATTCATCAACACTTCCAAAGTACATTTTGATAACGAGACCTTGGAAGATTTAGTGGAAACAGCGTCGTTTCTCCAGGTGTCTTCCATCTTGAAGCTGCTCCTCTCTGAGATTAAGGTGGATAACTGTGTGGAGTTATATAAACTTTCTGAAATTTACGGAATCGCTGATCTGAGAAAGGCCTGCCTCAAGTTCATGGTGTGTCATTACCACCCAATGCTGAGGAGGCAGGAATTTAGCCATCTACCCAAGACTTTGCATCAACAAGTCAGGGAGATGCGCCTTAAAGGCACAGCTGTCTTGGTGGCAGTAGGGGATTTCTTTAGCACCTCCTTGGATCAGTCTCCTGATGAGGCTTGGTCAATGCTGAGATATGATGAGGTTGGACAGAGATGGCTACCCTTGGCAAACAGCCTCCCTCATGACATGGTGAATGTGAGAGGCTATGGTTCCACAGTGCTGAATAATTACCTTTTCATCATTGGTGGATACAGAATGACTAGTCAGGAGATCTCGGCTGCACATTGCTACAATCCTTGCAAAAATGAATGGAATCAGATTGCACCAATGAATCAAAAAAG ATCGAATTTTAAACTTCTAGCTGTAAGTGAGAAATTGTATGCAGTTGGTGGTCAGTCCCTTTGCAATGTTGAATGTTACAATCCAGAGATGGATTGGTGGAGTTTTGTAGCTTCAATGCCAGATCCTCTTGTGGAATTTTCAGCCTGTGAATGCAAAGAGATGATCTATGTAATGGGTGGATACACAACTCGAG GTAGAAATATGAACATTTTGCGATACTGCCCTACCTCAGATGCTTGGACTGTATTAGAATCCTGTGAGCTTCATATTCGTAAACAACAAATGGTGTCTGTGGAAGATACAATTTATCTTGTGGGTGGCTGCATCCATGAGAAAGGTGGAAGTAGAAAGGGAAGCCATACTGAAGATATGCTTACGATTCAGTCCTACAATGTGAACACTAGAGAATGGCTCCACCTCAAGGAAAACACTTCAAAATCTGGACTAAATTTGACTTGTACATTGCACAATGATGGGATCTACATTATTAGCAGAGATATTGCACCAACAACCAGCCTTGAACATCGTGTATTCCTCAAGTATAATCTATTTTCAGATATGTGGGAGGCATTCCGAcgttttccagcatttggacaAAATACATTACTTTGCTCATTGTATTTCCCTAATATAATTTAA
- the LOC125460949 gene encoding delta-type opioid receptor, translating into MCTNAVSTCKDFPARLYQGEPQPCRSGISGLIRPKAAWPERDNLHVRPPRSRCCLSKEECCEFLIMTFTYGIIFASICTGVVLVGVFAHTLVFYIFTKYVSFRKNRLDILLVSMAVADFIALLLDPFLIVAALRYTWPFGRIFCKILQFLMAFLAAASAYSLCAVSITRTWIILKPHSPPAMTLSMIMLVFVWVFSLGVTIPLRINATTGTGNHNTTLCVSGLYQHKYKTILAQFVLFYLVPMLVIAYNYARLAVFLLKSPMMSLVSSRNTRRASIMILFATGSFSACWLPSYILELCLYLGACHRGQNWEMLFFGCTIFNYFYPCVNSIIYVLLAKRYHTACWSLSIKSHKVRPRSSTMGLEQNVFSCR; encoded by the coding sequence ATGTGCACCAACGCAGTTTCTACCTGCAAAGATTTCCCTGCGCGGCTTTATCAGGGCGAACCCCAACCCTGTAGGAGTGGGATATCTGGTTTGATACGACCAAAAGCTGCCTGGCCTGAAAGGGACAATCTCCACGTCCGTCCACCAAGATCACGCTGCTGCCTTTCGAAAGAAGAATGTTGTGAATTTTTAATCATGACCTTTACATACGGCATCATCTTCGCCAGTATTTGCACTGGCGTTGTGTTGGTTGGGGTGTTCGCCCATACATTGGTGTTCTACATCTTCACCAAGTATGTTTCATTCAGGAAAAACCGCTTGGACATCCTTTTGGTGAGCATGGCCGTGGCAGATTTCATCGCTCTCTtgctagacccttttctcatcgTGGCTGCCCTACGATATACGTGGCCGTTTGGAAGGATCTTCTGTAAAATACTTCAGTTCCTGATGGCGTTCTTGGCGGCTGCCAGCGCTTACTCCCTGTGCGCTGTCTCCATCACCCGTACCTGGATCATCCTGAAACCTCACAGTCCCCCTGCAATGACTCTTAGCATGATCATGTTGGTCTTTGTCTGGGTCTTCAGCCTCGGTGTGACCATTCCACTTCGGATCAACGCCACAACAGGGACAGGAAATCACAATACCACCCTCTGCGTCTCGGGTTTATACCAGCACAAATACAAGACCATTCTGGCTCAGTTCGTTCTGTTTTACTTGGTACCCATGCTGGTGATCGCCTATAACTATGCCCGCCTTGCAGTCTTCCTTCTTAAGAGTCCCATGATGTCCTTGGTTAGTTCCAGAAATACAAGGAGGGCGTCCATCATGATTCTGTTTGCCACCGGCTCCTTCTCTGCGTGTTGGCTACCCAGCTACATCTTAGAGCTTTGCCTGTATTTGGGCGCATGCCATCGCGGACAGAACTGGGAAATGCTCTTTTTTGGATGCACCATCTTTAATTATTTCTACCCGTGTGTCAATTCCATTATTTACGTTTTACTTGCAAAGAGGTACCACACAGCGTGCTGGAGCCTGTCTATTAAATCACATAAAGTGCGCCCCAGGAGCAGTACGATGGGTCTCGAACAGAACGTGTTCTCATGCCGTTGA